The stretch of DNA ACAGCACGACGGATCCGTCGACGTCCAGGACCGTGCGCGCGTCCACCACCCGCATCAGGTACACCATCCACAGGTGTTTTCCCTGGTCCCAGGCGCAGTGGTAATCGACGGTCCTCGCGGCGGGATGTGCCACGGTGCGCGTGTAGATTTCGGTCGTGTCGCCGAGGCGGTCGTACGCGAGCCACAACCCGGGTTCTCCGGCCGGGGTGAATCCCCGCAAGCTGTACGTCCATTCCTCGAGGCTCCGGGTGTGCGCGAGGTAGCGGAACACCTCGTCCGGCGGACAGTCGATGTAGTCCTGGACGGTGCAGTACTTTCCGAACACCTGGTCGTGCGGGTACACCGACCTCAGCATGTCCATGATGATCGGTGTCGTCGCGTGGCGGTCGGAGGTCTAGATGCGGACGAGGCCGGGCAGGTCGGCGGGAAGGTCGGGCAGCGGTGCGATCTCGTGGGCGGTCATCGGCGTGCTCCTTCTCGGGTTTCGGTTTTCTGGGCGGCGCCTCGTGCGGGCAGGAACGGCAGGAACGGCGGTAGTTCGTCTGCGTCGCAGACGACTTCGATGACGGCGGGGCCCGTCGACGCCGCCGTGGACCGCAGGGCGTGGGCCAGGTCGGCGGTCGTGTCGACCGTGTGGCATGGCAGCCCGGGGAGCAGTGCGCCGACTCCGGCCGCGATGCGGGCGGGACGAAACCGGCTGTAGGTGTAGGCGCCCTCGAAGTACACCTGTTCGCGCGTGAGGCACATCGCGTGGGCGTTGTTGTTGAACACGACGAACGTGACCGGTACGGCGTATTCGACGGCCGTGTGGATTTCGAGTCCGTGCGCGTAGAACGCGCCGTCGCCGGCGATCACGAACGTGCGGCGACCCCGCGAGAACGCGGACCCGATCGCGGCGCCGAACGTGTAGCCCATCCCGCCCATTCCCAGCGCCACGACGAACCGGCCTCCGGTCGAGACCGGAAGGTGGTGCACCACAGCGGCGCCCGTGTTCCCGGCGTCCGCGAACACGTCGGCGCCGTCGGGCATCGCCGCGGCGAGCGCCGTCACCGCGTCCGTGTAGCGCATGCCCGACGTGTCGGGGCGAGGTACGTCGATCAGAGTCGGATCGCCGGGCACGAGGGGTACCGGTGACGCCGGCGGTCCGATCTCCGTGACGAGCCGGCGCAGCGTCGCCCGCAGATCCCGGGTCGGCACGTGCCGCGCCTGCACATACGGCGTCGCCGACCCGACGCTGTACACGAGCGTCTTCTCCAGCGCGGCGTCGAGGCCTCCCCGTGCCATCACCGGCAGTCGGGTGCCGACGAGCAGGCAGAGATCGCAATCCCGCAGTGCGTCGATCACATCCGGGTTCCCCATTGCGCCGGTGATCCCGAGGCGTCCCGGGGCCGCCGGGTCGAGCACGTCCTTCGCGTCGGGCGTGACGGCGATCCGGGCCCCGAGCACGTGCGCGAGTTCGGCGAGTTCCCCTCGCGCGCCCGCCCGCGCGACCTCGTCGCCGGCGATGACGGTGATACGGCCGTAGTCGTCGCGCAGGGGCCTCGGCGAGCCGCGCCACGTCCGTGGAAGCAGCGTGCGGCGCGGCCGGGTCCGTTCGGTGCGGTTCCGGGAACTCGCCGATCGCCTGCTGAATGTCCTTCGGCAGCAGCAGTACCGCCGGTCCGCCGCGACGGGCCGCGGCAAGCGCCTCGGCCAGTCGGCGGTCGAGGTCGAGCGGCGATTCGACGCGCGCGCAGTACAGCGACACCTCGCCGAACAACCGGGACGCATCGATCGACCCCGCCAGCCCACTCGTGTCCTGGAACGCGCCCGCCCCTTCGAGCGACGTCGGCGGTTGCCCGATCAACGCCAGCAGCGGCACGCGGGACGCGAATGCCTCACCGAGCCCGGCAATCACATTGAGTGCGCCGCCGCCCGACGTCGCGGCGACCACACCTGTCCGGTTCGCGGTTCTGGCGTATCCGTCGGCCATGGTCGTCGCCGAGAACTCGTGTTTGGCGACGACACCTTCGACGTCCGGGGAGCGGTGCAGCGCGTCGTAGAGGTCCTCGATGTTCGCGCCTCCCACCCCGAAAACGTGCTCGACCCCCTCCGCGGCCAGTACCGCGACGATGTAGTCGGCGACACGCATGCTCCGACCGGTTTTCCGCGGCTCGTGATGTGTGAGATTCATCGGCAGACCCCCGTGTCGTGGATCGGACGGGGCGACCTGGAATCACCCACTGGAAATACACACGAACCACGTACCGGCCGGGTTCACCGGTGGCAGAACATTTTTCCACGGAACGGACGTGGCGAGAGAGACACGGCGGCCGAGCGTGCGGGGAGTACGGAAACCGGGCCGACTCCCTGCGACCTGTTCACAACGCCGTGCTCAGCAATACCTGATAGTCGTCCTCGGATCGCACGTCGATACTCGCGATCGCGTCGACGGGCAGGCTGGTGGTGGCCGTGGGCCGCACCGTCTGCCCGGCTTCCCCGGTCCAGGTGGCCACGGTGGTGGCCACTCCGGAGCGATCGGTCACGGTCAGCGCGTACCCCTCGGTGGCGGCCCCGTAGCGCCCGTCGCCGGGCCACGTGTCCTCGTAGGAGCACTCGACGAAGATCACCGTGCCGAAGGACGTCGACACGACGGACGCGCTCGCGGTGATCGTCGTCGGAACCACGGGTGCGAACACGGCCTCGGTGGTGTTCGCCCGGTCCGGGGCGGGCAGGGCCGTGACGGGAGCGGCCGGCGTCCGATCCTGGGTCGCCAGGACGCCGACGGGGACGGCCACCGCGATCACGGCGGCCGCCGCTGCGAGGGCCGTCGCCGCGCGCCGGTGCCGTCGGCGCTGCTGCACCGCGCCCACCAGCCCGGTCAGCACCCGTGGTGCGGGCGTCTCCTCGTCCACAGGCGCACCGTTCCCGGACAGCGTGCCGAACGCCTCTTCCGGTGTGATCAGGGCCAGCAGACCGGGCATGCCCGCCAATTCGGACACTGCCTGCGAGCATTGTGCGCAGTGGGTGAGGTGGGCCTCGTACTCGCGCCGATCGGCGCCGGACATCGCACCGAGCACGTAGGCGGCGTCCCAGCGGACGTAGGGATCCTCGTGCGACTCGAAGTCGTCGAGCGTCATCGGGTCACCCCCATTTCCTGCAGAGCCAATCGAAGGGCCCGCAATCCGTAATGCATGCGGGATTTCACCGTTCCCTCCGGAATGCCGAGTTCGTCGGCGATCTGGTGGGTCGACATCCCCCGGTAGTAGCCGAGCACGAGAACCGCACGATGGTCTGTGCTGAGCCGGGCCAGCGCATCCCCCATCATCCAGGCGTCGAGCGCGCCGTCCGAACCGTCCGGGGCCGCCCGTTCGGGTGTCGAACTCATCCCGACCTCACGCTGGGACCGGGCACTGCGGTGCTCGTCGAACACCAGGTTCCTGGCGACCGTGAACAACCACGCCCGAGCCGAAGACTCCGACTGGTCGAGCACGTTCGGATGCTTCCAGGCGCGCAGCAGCACCTCCTGCACGATGTCCTCGGCGCGGGCGCGGTCGCCGGTCAGCCGGAGGGCATACCGCCAGACTGCGGGGGCATGTTCCTCGTACAGGGCGTGCATGAGCTCCGTCTGGGCATCCGGCATCGGTCACCACCTCCCAGCAGTACACACGGTTCACCCGCGCCTCCGGTTCACCGCACCGCCGAGACGAAAGGAAACCCCAGGTTGAACCGGTCTCGGCGAGCGAAAACCCTTGGCCCGTACCTCAGGAGATGTTCAGTGCCACGGCGGCGTGCACGAGCGCCTGGAACGCGGTCTCGTCTACCGTGTCGCCCTCGTGGAAGTCGATGGCGCGCCGGGTGTTGCCGTCGAGACCGGAGTTGAACAGACCTGCCGGGTCGTCCAGCGAAGCGCCCTTCGCGAATGTCACCTTCACGGCGTTCTTGTACGTCTCACCGGTGCAGATCATTCCGGCGTGCGACCACACCGGGACCCCTCGCCACTTCCACTCCTCGACCACGTCGGGGTCGGCCTCCGTGACCAGCGCCCGGATCCGGGCAAGCATCTCGCCCCGCCAGTCCCCCAGCTCGTCGATGCGCGCATCGATCAGCTGCGAGGGAGAGTCTCCTCGTGCGTCCGAGCCGTTCGTCCGCTTCGCCATATGACCAGTCGCCCCCTCGGTTCGTCCTCACCGTCCGGTCCCTCGAGTATCCCCGCGGATCACGCCGATCACACCGAATACCGCGGGGGGATCCGCCGCCCGCCGATTTACCTCTGGCGCGCCGCCGCCGTCCTGGATCAAACTGGAATGGAGGTGAGGAGCACCCCCATGAGCACAGCACGGATTCGACGCGGCATCGTGGCAGGCATCGACGGTTCGGACGGCGCGCTGGAGGCGGCAGCGTGGGCTGCGTCCGCCGCGCGGCGCTTCGAGGAGCCGCTGCGCCTCGTCCACGTGTTACCGAAACATCCGAACTCCGGGCGCGGCGACGGTCACCCGGACGGCGAGGAGGTCCTCGAGGCCGCCGAACGCGCCGTCCGGAACGGGCAGCGGGACCTGGAGGTGGAACGCAGTACCCATCCCGGCCCTCCCGCCCATGCGCTGGTGGAACTGTCCAAGACGGCCCGAATGCTGGTACTCGGCCCCGCGGCCACCAGTGAGATGAAATCCGTCGTCGCCGGTTCCGACGTCGTTCGGGTGTCGAATCGAGCCGAGTGCCCCGTCGTCGTCTGGCGCGGGATCCAGGGCCACGAGGTCAGCGAGAGCCGCCCCGTCGTGGTCGGTGTGGACGGAAGCGAACTGAGCGACATGGCCGTTGCCCATGCGTTCGAGTTCGCGGCGTTCTTCGGCGTTCCTCTCGTCGCGGTCCATACGTGGGCCGAGCACTCCACCCTCGGTGCGTGGTATTCGGAGGAACGCCGCTTCACCGACTGGTCCGACCTGGTGCAGCACGAGGAGGCGTGGCTCGCCGAGAGTCTCGCCGGGTGGCGGGAGAAGTACCCCGACGTCGAGGTCACCCGCTGCCTCGAGCGCGGCGGGCCGATGAAGGTGCTCCTCGAATATTCCTTCGGTGCGCAACTGATCGCCGTCGGCAGTCACGGCAGAAATCCCTTCACCGCCTCGATCGTGGGTTCGACGAGTCAGAGCCTCATCCACCACGCCCGGTGCCCGGTTCTCATCTGCCGAAAAGGCTGACCGCGAATTTCGATCAGCCTGATTCATAGTCGCCCGTCGCGCCACAATTCCACCGGCGACGAGCACACCGCTTTCGACTGTCCGGAAACCGCCCTGAACTGGCGCTTTACCGTGCGCCGCGCGCCCTGAATTTCACCTGGTCATCGGCAGCGGAAATGCAAGTGTTTCGATCACGCTCATTCGATTTCCTCCCGATTTCGGCACCGAATTTCGCCCTTATAGTTTCCGGCATGTCGGAGCCACGCTCATATCTCGTCTGCGCGTCGCAGCGCAGTGGCAGCACACTGCTCGTCGAATCCCTTCGCGCCACGACCGTGGCAGGCAACCCGGAGGAGTTCTTCCAATACCTGCCGTCCACCAGCCGGTCACCGCAGCCACGGCAGTGGTTCGAGTCGGTCACCGACGAGACGGTGCTCTCCCTGCTCGCCCCGCTCGAACCGGGGACCGCCGACACCCGCACCGCGGAGCAGTGGCGCGATCAACTGCTCAACGTCGGGCGCACCCCCAACGGCGTGTGGGGCGGCAAGCTGATGTGGAACCAGGTGCCGCTCGTCCTCGACCGCGCCGCCGGACTCCCGGACCGGTCCGGCGACGACCTGCGGTCCGCGCTGGGCGACATCCTGGGCCGCGATCTGGTCTTCATCCACGTCTTCCGGCGTGACGTCGTCGCGCAGGCGGTGTCGATGTGGCGGGCGGTGCAGACCCAGGTCTGGCGCGACGATGCCACCCCGCCCACCCCGCACGACGGCGCCGAATACCACGCGGACGGCATCGCGCACCTCGTCGGCATCCTCCGCGATCAGGATGTGCAGTGGCGCAACTGGTTCGAGACGGAGGGACTCGACCACATCGACATCGGTTTCGACGATCTCGTCGCGGCCCCGCAGGCGACGGCGGCGAAGGTGCTCGTCGAACTCGGGCTCGACGCCGATCTCGCGCCCCCGCCGCCACTGAAGCAGCAGAGCGACGGCCGCTCCAGGGAATGGGCCCTGCGCTACCGGTCCGAGGCCGCCGCGAACGGGCTTCCGCTGTGACCGCCGTACCGTCCGCCGACCCGGACGCACACGTGGACGAACTCCGCGCGCTGGAGGCCGAGGCCGTGCACATCATCCGCGAGGTGGTCGCGGAACTCGCGCGACCGGTGCTGCTGTTCTCGGCGGGCAAGGACTCGATCGTGCTGCTGAGGCTGGCGGAGAAGGCGTTCCGGCCGTCCCCGTTGCCGTTTCCCGTCCTGCACGTCGACACCGGGCACAACTTCCCCGAGGTGATCGACTTCCGCGATCGCCGGCTCGCCGAGGACGGTCACCGGCTGATCGTCGCGTCGGTGCAGGAGTCGATCGACAGGGGCCGCGTCGCCGAGACGGGAGGTCCCGGCGCGTCCCGGAACCGGCTGCAGACCCGGACCCTGCTCGACGCCCTGGAGGAGCACCGCTTCGACGCCGCCTTCGGTGGCGCGCGCCGGGACGAGGAACGCGCCCGCGCGAAGGAGCGGGTGCTCAGCTTCCGCGACGAGTTCGGGCAGTGGGATCCGCGTTCGCAGCGCCCCGAGCCGTGGTCGCTGTACAACGGTCGGATTCGCCGCGGTGAGCAGGTCCGGGTGTTCCCGCTCAGCAACTGGACCGAACTCGACATCTGGCGCTACATCGAACTCGAGAAGCTCGCGCTGCCGTCGATTTACTTCGTTCACGAACGGCAGGTGTTCGAGCGCGACGGCATCCTGCTCGGACTGTCCGAGTACACACTGCCCACCGAAAACGAACTGGTGCAACGGCTCCGGGTGCGGTACCGCACGGTCGGGGACCTGACCATCACCGGCGCCGTGCGTTCGGACGCCGGCGACGTCGCCGGTGTGATCGAGGAGATCGCCGCGGCCACGGTCTCCGAACGCGGGGAAACCCGGGCCGACGACAGGACTTCCGTTGCCGCGATGGAAGACCGTAAGCGCGAGGGGTACTTCTGATGACCACCACCGGCCGGCCTCGCCAGTTGCTGCGACTCGCCACCGCGGGCAGCGTCGACGACGGGAAGAGCACCCTCATCGGCCGCCTCCTCCACGACACCGGAAGCCTGCCCACCGACCATCTCGAGGCGGTGACGAACGCCGACGGTGAGGCGGACCTCGCCGCCCTCTCCGACGGACTGCGGGCCGAACGCGAGCAGGGCATCACCATCGACGTCGCCTACCGTTTCTTCTCGACGCCGACCCGGAGTTTCGTCCTCGCCGACACACCGGGGCACGAGCGGTACACCCGCAACATGTTCACCGGCGCGTCGAACACCCACGTGGCCGTGCTGCTGGTGGACGCGCGCACCGGCGTGCTCCGGCAGACCCGGCGCCACGCCCGGATCGCCGACCTCCTGGGCGTTCCGCACCTGGTCGCGGTGGTCAACAAGATCGACCTCGTCGACTTCGACGAGACCCGGTTCAAGGAAGTCGAGTCCGAACTCGGCCTGCTCGCGCAGCGCCTCGGCGGCCGCGACCTCACGGTGATCCCGGTGTCCGCCACCCGCGGAGACAACGTGGTCACGCGGTCGGATTCGACACCCTGGTACGACGGGCCCACGCTCCTCGACCATCTCGAAGGGGTGGAACTCGCCGCGCCGTCGGCCGTCGCATCCGAACTGCGACTTCCCATCCAGTGGGTCGCGCGTCCCACGGACCACCAGCGGCGCCGCTACACCGGCCGGCTGTCGGCGGGCACCCTGTCCGTCGGGGACGAGGTGGTGGTGCTGCCCGCCGGTTCCCGCAGCACGGTCACCGCGCTCGACACCCTCGATCCGCACCGGGCCGTCGCGGTCGCGCCGCTGTCGGTGTCGTTCGAACTCGCCGACGACGTCGACGTCGCCCGCGGCGACCTCGTCGTCAGTGCGGCGGCCGAGGCGTCCGCACCCGTCCCGGCCCGCGAGATCGACGCGACCGTGTGCTGGCTGAGCGAGACCCCGCTGCGGGCGGGCGACCGGGTGGCGCTCAAGCACACCAGCCGCACGGTGCGCGCGACCGTGCAGGAGTTGCACACCCGGCTCGACCCGGAAACCCTCGAGGAACACGACTCCCCGAGCGAACTCGCCCTCAACGACATCGGCCGGATCACGCTCCGGACGAGCACCGTGGTGCTCGCCGACCCGTACGCCACCAATCGCGATGCCGGCGCGTTCATCCTCATCGACGAGCAGAGCAACGACACCGTCGGAGCCGGAACCGTCAGCGATGCAAGGGAAGTCGTTCCCGGCGAGCAGACCCGGCACGACATCAAGTGGCACCCCTCGTCGCTGGAGCGGGATCGGCGCTGGTCCGCCACCGGGCAGCGGGGCGCGACCATCTGGCTCACCGGGCTGCCCGCGTCCGGAAAGTCGACCGTCGCGGTCGCGCTCGAACGGGCGCTCGTCGACGCCGGCCGGACCGCCTACCTTCTCGACGGCGACAACGTCCGGCACGGCATCTCGGACGACCTGGGGTTCTCACCCGGTGACCGGGCCGAGAACATCCGCCGCGTCGGGCACCTCACCCGGTTGTTCGCCGACGCCGGGGTGGTCGCCGTCGCGTCGATGGTCTCGCCGCTCCGATCGGACCGTGCGATCGCCCGCGCCCTGAACGAGGCCGCCGCCCTGCCGTTCCTCGAAATCCACGTCAGCACGCCGGTCGAGGAGTGCGAGCGACGCGACCCCAAGGGGCTCTATGCCCGCGCGCGGGCAGGCGAACTCCGCGGCCTCACCGGGATCGATGCCCCGTACGAGGCGCCCGAGAACCCGGACCTCGCGTTCGACACCACCGGCGCCGACCTCGACGACCTCGTCGCGCGGATTCTCACCGAACTCACCCGGCACGAGGGGCTCGCCACCTAGCTCAGGGAGCGGAGCAGTGCCTCGTGGAGCGCGATCCGGTCGTCGAACACGCGTCGGCGCGGACCGTAGGCCTGGACCCGGTCGTGCCCACGGCCTGCGACCACCACCACGTCACCGGGGCCTGCGAGGGTGACCGCGGCCGCGATCGCCTCGGTGCGGTCGGGGACGACCAGCACGTCCGCGTTGCCGCCGCTGCGTGCTCCGCGCGCCACGTCCTCGCGCAGGCGCTGCGCGTCCTCCGAGTACGGGCTCTCGTCCGTGACGACGACGGCGTCGGCGAAACGGGCCGCCGTCGCGCCGAGCGGGGCCCGCTTGCCGGGGTCGCGCTCCCCCGTCGCCCCGACGACGGCGATGACCCGGCCCGCCGTCAGTGATCGGAGGTACGGAAACAGCCGTCGCTGCCCGGCAGTGTTGTGCATGTAGTCGACGAAGGCGAAAAACGGCTGACCCGCGTCCACGGCCTCCAGGCGTCCCGGGACGGTGTCGAGATCCTCGATCCCGGCGATCGCCGCGCCTGGGTCCACGCCCCGAACGACGAGGGCGGCGATCGCGGCGAGCGCGTTGTCCACCTGGTGCACGCCGAGCAACCGCAGCCGCACCGATATCCGGTCCCCGGCGCCGTGCAGCGTGAACGACGTGCCGCCCTCGTCCGCGTGCACGCCGGACGCGTGGATGTCGGCCGCCGTCGTCCTCGACGAGAACGTCAGCCGGGGCACGGTCACGGTGGCGGCGAGTCGGCGTCCGAATTCGTCGTCGATGCCGATGGCGGCCGCCGCGCAGTGCCGGGGGTCGAACAATCTGGCCTTCGCCGCGAAGTACGCGTCCATGTCCGGGTGGAAGTCCAGATGGTCGCGGGCGAGATTGGTGAACACCCCCACCCGGAAGGACGTCCCGTCGATCCGGTGCAGTGCGAGGCCGTGGCTCGACACCTCCATCGCGACCGCCCCGATCCGCTGTTCGGCGAATGCCGCGAGTGTCTGCTGGAGTTCGCACGCCTCGGGTGTCGTCCGGGTCGCGGACCGTGAACCGCCGGGTCCCCGGACCGTGATTCCCGTCATCATGCCTGCGACGGCCCCGGCCGCGCGCAGTCCCGCGTCCAGCAGATACACGGTGCTGGTCTTCCCGTTCGTCCCGGTCACCCCGTAGACGTCGAACGCCTCGGACGGATCGCCGTACATCCACGACGCCAGCGGACCGAGAATCCGGCGCGGATCGCCCACCACGATCGTCGGCAGAACGTCCGACGTGCGGTCGCTGAGCATCGCGACCGCACCGCGCGACGCGGCTTCGGCCGCGAATTCGATCCCGTGACGGTGCCGCCCCGGCAGCGCCGCGTACATGTCGCCGGCCCGGACGAGACGCGAATCCTGGTTGATCCCCGTCACCGCGGCGTCGCCCGGCCCGCAGAGGGTCGCCGACCGGCCGAGGCGGCGCAGCACCTCCGGCAGCGGCCTCGGCCGGATGAACCGCGGGCAGTCGACGCTCACCCTCCCAGTGCACCACCGGAGTGCAGGTCGCGGACACGGAACCGCCATCATCCGCCGACGGCGCCCTACCTTTCGACGCCGCTCCGGGCTTCGTCGAGGATCCCGCGTTCCGCACTGTAGGCCGAACGCACGTCCGGCACGCGGCCGAGCGTGGCGAGGTACTCCTCCATCGCCTTCCGGGCGTAGGCCGTTCCCTCCTCCTCGCTCGGGATCGAGTCGCCCGTCGCCCGTCGCCACGTCGCGAGTTCGAGCGCCAGCTCCGCCTGCGTCCCGGCGAAGTCCTCGGTGTCGGCGAGATTGTCGCGCTCACCGGGATCGGCGAGCAGGTCGTAGAGTTCCCGGCTCGGACGCGGCAGGAGATGGTCGGTGCCCAGCGCCGCGCCGGACAGGCTGTTCTCGATGTCGAGCGGCAGGTCGAGCCGAGGCCGCGGCGCGTAGTTCTCGATGTAGCTGAACCGCTTGCTGCGCACTGCGCGGATGGGATCGAAGCTGTCGTGGAACGTCTTCTCCGTGAACAGGACGTCGCGCGCGGTCACCGTCGACCGGCCCAGCAACTGTGCGGCGTGGGAGACGCCCTCCACGGCCGCGGGGACCGGGACACCCAGAAGTTCGAGGAGGGTGGGAACCAGATCCACCCCGCTGAACAGATCGTCGTAGACGCGGGGCTCCGCCCGCAGCCGACGCGGTGGCCGGATGATCGTCGCGATACCCGTACCCGGCGCGTACAGCGTCGACTTCGCACCGGGAAACGCCTCGCCGTGGTCGGTGAGGAACACGACCCACGTGCTCTCGTCCAGCCCCTCGTCCTCCAGGGTCTGCAGCAACCGGCCGACCGCCGCGTCGGCCACCTCGATCGATCCGTGGAATCCGGCCAGGTCCTCACGGACCTCCGGACGGTCGGGCAGGTACGGCGGCACGTCGAAACCCTCGGGATCGGCAGGTGCGTACCGGTCGACCGGGTACGGGCGGTGCGTCTCGAAGAAGCCCGCGGTCAGCAGGAACGGGTGCGTCGGAAACCGCGCCAGCCACCGCGACGCCCGCTCGGTGACGTAGTCGCAGTACGAGTTGGTGACGTCGTACTCGTGGTAGCCGAGCCTCGTGGGGTAGGCGGTCTCGTGCTGCATCCCGAACAGGGCCGTGTACCAGCCCGCCTCCGCCAGCAGCGACGGCAATGTCCGGACGTCGTCGTGGTACTGCCAGCCGTGGTGGGCGAGTCCGATCAGCCCGTTGCTGTGCGGGTACCGGCCCGAGAACAGCGCGCCGCGCGACGGCGAGCACAGCGGCGCCGCCGCGTGCGCGTCGGTCAGCAGCACACCCTCCGCGGCGAGCCTGTCGAGGTTCGGGCTACGCACCCCGGACGCGCCGTAACACCCGAGGTGACGGCCCAGATCGTGCCAGTGCACGATAAGGACGTTGTCACGGACGGGATTCAGCGGGGTCGCCACAGTCGCCTCCTACATCGGCGGGGAGTTACAGGGAGACCGGAACCTCGGCCTCCGGGAGTTCGGGTGCCCGCGTCGCCCGCGCGTACACGGTCTCGCCTTCCCGCAGGCCGAGCGCCGCACTGTCGCCGCGGGTCACCTGGGCGGAGAAGGGTTCACCGGTGGCCTCGTTGCGCAGGTCCACCCGCACCTCGAATCCGAGGTGCACCACGCGCTCGACCGTGGCCCGGGTGATGCCGAGCGATTCGGCCGTCCCCGCCTCCTGCGCGCGGGCCAGGTCGGGGTCGCGGCCGAGGCGGATGTCGTGCGGCCGGACCAACTGCCCGTTGAGCTTGGCCACGGACCCGAGGAACGACATCACGAAGTCGTTGCGCGGGCGGTCGTAGAGGTCTTCCGGCTCCCCGATCTGCTCGATCCGGCCCTTGTTGAGGACCGCGATCCGGTCGGCGACGTCGAGCGCCTCCTCCTGGTCGTGGGTGACCAGCACCGTCGTCACGTGCACCTCGTCGTGCAGCCGGCGCAGCCAGGTGCGCAGGTCCGTGCGGACCTTCGCGTCGAGCGCGCCGAACGGCTCGTCGAGGAGGAGCACCTTCGGGTCCACCGCCAGTGCCCGCGCGAGTGCCATCCGCTGACGCTGACCGCCGGACAGCTGCGCCGGATAGCGGTGCTGGAAGCCGTCGAGGCCGACGATCTCGAGAAGCTCGTTGACCTTCTTGTCGATCTCCGGTTTCGGCCGCTTGCGGATCTTCAGACCGAACGCGACGTTGTCGCGCACCGTCATGTGCTTGAACGCCGCGTAGTGCTGGAACACGAAGCCGATGTCCCGCTTCTGCGGGGAGATATTGGTGACGTCGTTCCCGCCGATCACGACGGTGCCGGAGTCGAGAGCCTCCAGTCCGGCGATGGAGCGGAGCAGCGTCGACTTGCCCGACCCGCTGGGCCCGAGGAGCGCGGTCAGCGAACCCGAGGGGATGTCGATGGAGACGTCGTCGAGAGCAGCGAAGGACCCGTAGTTCTTCCGGGCGCCGGTCACGGTGATCATGTGGTGCTCCTCTTGCGGTCGAGCAGAGTCATCAGAAGCAGGGTGATCAGCGCGATGCCCATCAGCAGGGTGGCTGCGGAGTACGCACCGAACGTGTTGTGGTCGTCGATGTAGCGCGAATGCACGAGCAGGGTCAGGGTCTGGGACACCCCGGGGAAGCCCGAGGACACCATGATCACGGCACCGAACTCGCCCAGCGAACGGGCGACGGTCAGGACCACGCCGTAGGTCAGGCCCCAGCGGATGGCGGGCAGGGTGATCAGCCAGAACGTCTGCCAGCGGCTCGCACCGAGCGTCGCGGCGGCCTGTTCCTGTTCCTCGCCGATCTCGTGCAGGACGGGCTCCACCTCCCGCACGACGAACGGCAACGTCACGAACAGGGTGGCGATGACCATGCCGGGGAGCCCGAAGATCACCTTGAACCCCAGCGATTCGAGCCCGCCGAACCAGCCGTTGGCGCCCCACAGCAGGATCAGCGACACACCGACCACGATGGGTGAGACGGCGAACGGGAGGTCGACCACCGCCTGCACCACACCGCGGCCCGGGAACCGGCCCCGCACCAGCGCGAGGGCCGTGACGATCCCGAACACGACGTTCACGGGTACGACGATGGCGACGATCAGCAGGGACAGATTGAGCGCGGAGATCGCGGCCGGAGTGCTGATCGAATCGACGAAGGCGCCGATCCCGTTCTC from Rhodococcus opacus B4 encodes:
- a CDS encoding UDP-N-acetylmuramoyl-L-alanyl-D-glutamate--2,6-diaminopimelate ligase, coding for MSVDCPRFIRPRPLPEVLRRLGRSATLCGPGDAAVTGINQDSRLVRAGDMYAALPGRHRHGIEFAAEAASRGAVAMLSDRTSDVLPTIVVGDPRRILGPLASWMYGDPSEAFDVYGVTGTNGKTSTVYLLDAGLRAAGAVAGMMTGITVRGPGGSRSATRTTPEACELQQTLAAFAEQRIGAVAMEVSSHGLALHRIDGTSFRVGVFTNLARDHLDFHPDMDAYFAAKARLFDPRHCAAAAIGIDDEFGRRLAATVTVPRLTFSSRTTAADIHASGVHADEGGTSFTLHGAGDRISVRLRLLGVHQVDNALAAIAALVVRGVDPGAAIAGIEDLDTVPGRLEAVDAGQPFFAFVDYMHNTAGQRRLFPYLRSLTAGRVIAVVGATGERDPGKRAPLGATAARFADAVVVTDESPYSEDAQRLREDVARGARSGGNADVLVVPDRTEAIAAAVTLAGPGDVVVVAGRGHDRVQAYGPRRRVFDDRIALHEALLRSLS
- a CDS encoding sulfatase family protein, whose product is MATPLNPVRDNVLIVHWHDLGRHLGCYGASGVRSPNLDRLAAEGVLLTDAHAAAPLCSPSRGALFSGRYPHSNGLIGLAHHGWQYHDDVRTLPSLLAEAGWYTALFGMQHETAYPTRLGYHEYDVTNSYCDYVTERASRWLARFPTHPFLLTAGFFETHRPYPVDRYAPADPEGFDVPPYLPDRPEVREDLAGFHGSIEVADAAVGRLLQTLEDEGLDESTWVVFLTDHGEAFPGAKSTLYAPGTGIATIIRPPRRLRAEPRVYDDLFSGVDLVPTLLELLGVPVPAAVEGVSHAAQLLGRSTVTARDVLFTEKTFHDSFDPIRAVRSKRFSYIENYAPRPRLDLPLDIENSLSGAALGTDHLLPRPSRELYDLLADPGERDNLADTEDFAGTQAELALELATWRRATGDSIPSEEEGTAYARKAMEEYLATLGRVPDVRSAYSAERGILDEARSGVER
- a CDS encoding sulfate/molybdate ABC transporter ATP-binding protein, which encodes MITVTGARKNYGSFAALDDVSIDIPSGSLTALLGPSGSGKSTLLRSIAGLEALDSGTVVIGGNDVTNISPQKRDIGFVFQHYAAFKHMTVRDNVAFGLKIRKRPKPEIDKKVNELLEIVGLDGFQHRYPAQLSGGQRQRMALARALAVDPKVLLLDEPFGALDAKVRTDLRTWLRRLHDEVHVTTVLVTHDQEEALDVADRIAVLNKGRIEQIGEPEDLYDRPRNDFVMSFLGSVAKLNGQLVRPHDIRLGRDPDLARAQEAGTAESLGITRATVERVVHLGFEVRVDLRNEATGEPFSAQVTRGDSAALGLREGETVYARATRAPELPEAEVPVSL
- the cysW gene encoding sulfate ABC transporter permease subunit CysW, encoding MKLSGSTRITLRTVALLYLFGLLVVPIVIILFRTFENGIGAFVDSISTPAAISALNLSLLIVAIVVPVNVVFGIVTALALVRGRFPGRGVVQAVVDLPFAVSPIVVGVSLILLWGANGWFGGLESLGFKVIFGLPGMVIATLFVTLPFVVREVEPVLHEIGEEQEQAAATLGASRWQTFWLITLPAIRWGLTYGVVLTVARSLGEFGAVIMVSSGFPGVSQTLTLLVHSRYIDDHNTFGAYSAATLLMGIALITLLLMTLLDRKRSTT